A genomic stretch from Enterobacter dykesii includes:
- a CDS encoding formate C-acetyltransferase/glycerol dehydratase family glycyl radical enzyme has product MTTLNLNTLSERIKAHKTALVHIVKPPVCTERAQHYTEMYQQHMDKPIPVRRALALAHHLAERTIWIKHDELIIGNQASEVRAAPIFPEYTVSWIEKEIDDLADRPGAGFAVSEENKRVLHDICPWWRGQTVQDRCYGMFTDEQKGLLETGIIKAEGNMTSGDAHLAVNFPLVLEKGLDGLRAKVAERRSRINLTVLEDLHGDQFLKAIDIVLEAVSLHIKRFADLAREMASTETRASRRDELLAMAENCDVIAHEPPKTFWQALQLCYFIQLILQIESNGHSVSFARMDQYLYPYYRRDVELNQSLDREHAIELLHCCWLKLLEVNKIRSGSHSKASAGSPLYQNVTIGGQKLVNGEPMDAVNPLSYAILESCGRLRSTQPNLSVRYHAGMSNDFLDSCVQVIRCGFGMPAFNNDEIVIPEFIKLGVERDDAYDYAAIGCIETAVGGKWGYRCTGMSFINFARVMLAALEGGRDATSGRVFLPQEKALSAGNFDNFDEVMAAWDSQIRYYTRKSIEIEYVVDTMLEENVHDILCSALVDDCIERAKSIKQGGAKYDWVSGLQVGIANLGNSLAAVKKLVFEQGTIGQQQLAAALADDFEGLTHEQLRQRLINDAPKYGNDDDSVDMLLTRAYQTYIEELKQYHNPRYGRGPTGGNYYAGTSSISANVPFGAATMATPDGRKAHTPLAEGASPASGTDHLGPTAVIGSVGKLPTEAILGGVLLNQKLNPSTLENDSDRQKLMVLLRTFFEVHKGWHIQYNIVSRETLLEAKKHPDQYRDLVVRVAGYSAFFTALSPDAQDDIIARTEHTL; this is encoded by the coding sequence ATGACGACCCTGAATCTCAACACCCTCAGCGAGCGCATCAAGGCGCACAAAACGGCGCTGGTGCATATCGTTAAGCCGCCGGTCTGTACCGAGCGCGCGCAGCATTACACCGAAATGTACCAGCAGCACATGGACAAGCCGATCCCGGTACGTCGCGCGCTGGCGCTGGCGCATCACCTGGCCGAGCGTACCATCTGGATCAAACACGACGAGCTGATTATCGGTAACCAGGCCAGTGAAGTGCGCGCCGCGCCGATTTTCCCGGAATACACCGTCTCCTGGATTGAGAAAGAGATCGACGATCTGGCGGACCGCCCGGGCGCGGGCTTTGCGGTGAGCGAAGAGAACAAGCGCGTGCTGCACGACATCTGCCCGTGGTGGCGCGGCCAAACGGTGCAGGATCGCTGCTACGGCATGTTCACCGACGAGCAGAAAGGCCTGCTGGAAACCGGCATTATCAAAGCCGAAGGCAACATGACTTCCGGCGACGCGCACCTGGCGGTGAACTTCCCGCTGGTGCTGGAGAAAGGTCTCGACGGCCTGCGCGCCAAAGTGGCCGAGCGCCGCTCGCGCATCAACCTGACGGTGCTGGAAGACCTGCACGGCGATCAGTTCCTGAAGGCAATTGATATCGTGCTGGAAGCGGTGAGCCTGCACATCAAACGCTTTGCCGACCTGGCGCGTGAAATGGCCTCCACCGAAACCCGCGCAAGCCGCCGCGACGAGCTGCTGGCGATGGCGGAAAACTGCGACGTGATTGCCCACGAGCCGCCAAAAACCTTCTGGCAGGCGCTGCAGCTGTGCTACTTCATTCAGCTGATCCTGCAGATTGAGTCCAACGGCCACTCCGTCTCCTTCGCGCGTATGGACCAGTATCTTTATCCGTACTACCGCCGCGACGTGGAGCTGAACCAGAGCCTCGACCGCGAACACGCCATTGAGCTGCTGCACTGCTGCTGGTTGAAGCTGCTGGAAGTGAACAAGATCCGCTCCGGCTCGCACTCGAAAGCCTCTGCCGGCAGCCCGCTGTACCAGAACGTTACCATCGGCGGCCAGAAGCTGGTCAACGGTGAGCCGATGGACGCGGTGAACCCGCTCTCCTACGCGATTCTGGAATCCTGCGGCCGTCTGCGCTCCACCCAGCCGAACCTGAGCGTGCGCTATCACGCGGGCATGAGCAACGACTTCCTCGACTCCTGCGTGCAGGTGATCCGCTGCGGCTTCGGGATGCCCGCGTTCAACAACGATGAAATCGTCATTCCGGAATTCATCAAGCTCGGCGTTGAACGTGACGACGCCTACGACTACGCGGCCATTGGCTGCATCGAAACCGCGGTGGGCGGCAAGTGGGGCTATCGCTGCACCGGCATGAGCTTTATCAACTTTGCCCGCGTGATGCTCGCCGCGCTGGAAGGCGGGCGCGACGCCACCAGCGGCAGGGTGTTCCTGCCGCAGGAGAAAGCGCTTTCTGCCGGTAACTTCGACAATTTCGACGAGGTGATGGCGGCGTGGGACAGCCAGATTCGCTACTATACCCGCAAATCCATCGAGATTGAGTACGTGGTGGACACCATGCTGGAAGAGAACGTCCACGATATTCTCTGCTCGGCGCTGGTGGACGACTGCATCGAACGCGCGAAAAGCATCAAGCAGGGCGGCGCGAAGTATGACTGGGTCTCCGGCCTGCAGGTGGGCATCGCTAACCTCGGCAACAGCCTGGCGGCGGTGAAGAAGCTGGTGTTCGAACAGGGCACTATTGGTCAACAGCAGCTGGCGGCGGCGCTGGCGGATGACTTCGAGGGGCTGACTCACGAGCAGCTGCGTCAGCGCCTGATCAACGACGCGCCGAAGTACGGAAACGACGACGACAGCGTGGACATGCTGCTGACGCGCGCCTATCAGACTTACATTGAAGAGCTGAAGCAGTACCACAACCCGCGCTACGGCCGCGGCCCGACTGGCGGTAACTACTACGCGGGCACGTCGTCCATCTCCGCAAACGTGCCGTTTGGCGCGGCAACGATGGCCACCCCTGACGGTCGTAAGGCGCATACCCCGCTGGCGGAAGGAGCCAGCCCGGCTTCCGGTACCGACCACCTTGGTCCAACGGCAGTCATCGGTTCCGTGGGTAAACTGCCTACCGAGGCGATTCTCGGCGGCGTGCTGCTGAACCAGAAGCTGAATCCGTCGACGCTGGAAAACGACAGCGATCGCCAGAAGCTGATGGTGCTGCTGCGCACCTTCTTCGAGGTGCATAAGGGCTGGCATATTCAGTACAACATCGTTTCGCGCGAAACGCTGCTGGAAGCGAAGAAACACCCGGACCAGTACCGCGACCTGGTAGTGCGCGTGGCGGGCTACTCGGCGTTCTTTACCGCCCTGTCACCGGATGCGCAGGACGATATTATCGCCCGTACTGAGCATACGCTGTAA
- a CDS encoding glycyl-radical enzyme activating protein, which yields MIFNIQRYSTHDGPGIRTVVFLKGCSLGCRWCQNPESRSRSRDVLFDARLCLDGCDLCQQAAPGCIERALNGLVIHREKLDEAALNALTDCCPTQALTVCGEEQQVEEIMATVLRDKPFYDRSGGGITLSGGEPFMNPELAHALFKASHEQGIHTAVETCLHVPWHYIEPSLPYVDLFLADLKHVDGEVFKQWTDGSAKRILDNLKRLAAAGKKITIRVPLIQGFNADEASITAITNFAADELGVDDIHFLPYHTLGMNKYTLLGQPYSAPDKPLDNPALLDFAQQYACQKGLTATLRG from the coding sequence ATGATCTTCAATATTCAGCGTTACTCTACCCACGACGGCCCCGGTATTCGAACCGTGGTGTTCCTGAAAGGCTGCTCGCTGGGCTGTCGCTGGTGCCAGAACCCGGAAAGCCGCTCCCGCAGCCGGGACGTGCTGTTTGATGCACGCCTGTGCCTGGACGGCTGTGACCTGTGCCAGCAGGCGGCACCGGGCTGCATCGAACGCGCGCTGAACGGTCTGGTTATCCACCGTGAGAAGCTTGATGAAGCAGCGCTCAACGCCCTCACCGACTGCTGCCCTACGCAGGCGCTGACCGTCTGCGGTGAAGAACAGCAGGTCGAGGAGATCATGGCGACCGTACTGCGCGACAAACCCTTCTACGATCGCAGTGGCGGCGGGATCACCCTCTCCGGCGGCGAGCCGTTTATGAACCCTGAGCTGGCGCACGCCCTGTTTAAAGCCAGCCATGAACAGGGGATCCACACCGCCGTGGAAACCTGCCTTCACGTGCCGTGGCACTACATCGAGCCGTCATTACCGTACGTCGATCTGTTCCTCGCCGACCTGAAGCACGTCGACGGTGAGGTGTTCAAACAGTGGACGGACGGCTCGGCTAAGCGAATCCTGGATAACCTGAAGCGCCTTGCTGCCGCCGGGAAAAAAATCACCATCCGCGTGCCGCTGATCCAGGGCTTTAACGCTGACGAAGCGTCCATCACCGCCATTACTAACTTCGCCGCCGACGAACTCGGCGTCGACGATATTCATTTTCTGCCGTATCACACGCTGGGCATGAACAAATACACCCTGCTCGGCCAACCCTACTCTGCCCCTGACAAACCGCTGGATAACCCTGCCCTGCTGGACTTCGCGCAGCAGTACGCTTGCCAGAAAGGGTTAACCGCGACCTTACGAGGATAA
- the fsa gene encoding fructose-6-phosphate aldolase → MELYLDTSDVAAVKKLARIFPLAGVTTNPSIVAAGKTPLDELLPELHDALGGKGRLFAQVMATTAEGMVEDARKLRAIINDLVVKVPVTAEGLAAIKMLKAEGIPTLGTAVYGAAQGMLSALAGAEYVAPYVNRVDAQGGDGIQTVVELQQLLALHAPQSKVLAASFKTPRQALDCLLAGCESITLPLDVAQQFITSPAVDAAIVKFEQDWQGAFGRTSICRG, encoded by the coding sequence ATGGAACTTTATCTCGACACATCTGACGTTGCGGCAGTCAAAAAGCTGGCGCGTATCTTCCCGCTGGCGGGCGTGACCACCAACCCAAGCATTGTGGCGGCAGGTAAAACGCCGCTGGACGAGCTGCTGCCAGAACTGCATGACGCGCTGGGCGGCAAAGGCCGTCTCTTCGCGCAGGTGATGGCGACCACCGCCGAAGGGATGGTGGAGGACGCGCGTAAGCTGCGCGCCATCATCAACGACCTGGTAGTAAAAGTGCCGGTGACCGCCGAAGGGCTGGCGGCGATCAAGATGCTGAAAGCGGAAGGGATCCCGACGCTCGGTACGGCGGTTTACGGTGCCGCACAGGGGATGCTCTCGGCGCTGGCAGGGGCTGAGTATGTGGCGCCTTACGTTAACCGCGTGGACGCGCAGGGCGGGGACGGGATCCAGACCGTGGTTGAACTGCAACAGCTGCTGGCGCTGCACGCCCCGCAGTCAAAGGTGCTGGCCGCGAGCTTTAAAACGCCGCGTCAGGCGCTGGACTGTCTGCTGGCAGGCTGCGAGTCCATCACGCTGCCGCTGGACGTGGCGCAGCAGTTTATCACCTCTCCGGCCGTGGATGCGGCGATTGTGAAGTTTGAGCAGGACTGGCAGGGGGCGTTTGGACGGACGTCTATCTGTCGGGGGTAA
- the moeB gene encoding molybdopterin-synthase adenylyltransferase MoeB — protein MTVELSDQEMMRYNRQIVLRGFDFEGQEALKAASVLVVGLGGLGCAAAQYLAAAGVGRMTLLDFDTVSVSNLQRQTLHSDATVGQPKVDSARTALARINPNVQFTLIDAMLDDEALSAQIAQHDLVLDCTDNVTVRNQLNAGCFAHKTPLVSGAAIRMEGQISVFTYAEGEPCYRCLSRLFGENTLTCVEAGVMAPLVGVIGSLQAMEAIKVLARYGTPAAGKIVMYDAMTCQFREMKLVRNPGCEVCGG, from the coding sequence ATGACGGTGGAGCTGAGCGACCAAGAGATGATGCGCTACAACCGCCAGATTGTGCTGCGCGGGTTTGACTTCGAGGGCCAGGAAGCCCTTAAGGCAGCAAGCGTGCTGGTTGTCGGGCTCGGCGGCCTGGGCTGCGCCGCCGCGCAGTATCTTGCCGCGGCGGGCGTGGGCAGGATGACGCTGCTGGATTTCGATACCGTGTCGGTGTCTAACCTCCAGCGTCAGACGCTGCACAGCGATGCGACGGTTGGCCAGCCGAAAGTGGACTCTGCCCGCACGGCGCTGGCGCGCATCAACCCCAACGTTCAGTTCACCCTGATTGACGCGATGCTGGATGACGAGGCGCTGTCCGCGCAGATTGCGCAGCACGACCTGGTGCTGGACTGCACCGATAACGTCACGGTCCGTAACCAGCTCAACGCGGGCTGTTTTGCTCACAAAACCCCGCTGGTCTCCGGCGCGGCGATCCGCATGGAGGGGCAAATCAGCGTCTTCACGTATGCGGAAGGTGAACCCTGCTACCGCTGCCTGAGCCGGCTGTTCGGCGAAAACACGCTGACCTGCGTTGAGGCGGGCGTGATGGCACCCTTGGTCGGCGTGATTGGCTCACTGCAGGCGATGGAAGCAATCAAAGTGCTGGCGCGCTACGGCACGCCTGCGGCGGGGAAAATCGTGATGTATGACGCGATGACCTGCCAGTTCCGCGAGATGAAGCTGGTGCGTAATCCTGGGTGTGAGGTGTGCGGAGGTTAA
- the moeA gene encoding molybdopterin molybdotransferase MoeA: MDFTAGLMPLETALTQMLNRVSPLHDVETLPLVRCFGRIAARDIVSPLNVPGFDNSAMDGYAVRLADLQTGNALPVAGKAFAGQPFSGEWPAGTCVRIMTGAPVPAGCDAVVMQEETEQTDDGVRFTANVKAGQNIRRTGEDITLGATVFSAGQKLTAGELPVLASLGVAEIDVIRKVRVAVFSTGDELQLPGQPLQDGQIYDTNRLAVHLMLEQLGCEVINLGIIPDDPEKLRAAFIEADNAADVVISSGGVSVGEADYTKTILEELGEIAFWKLAIKPGKPFAFGKLQHGWFCGLPGNPVSAALTFYQLVIPLLAKLSGNKANPLPERQRVRAATRLKKSPGRLDFQRGILARNADGELEVSTTGHQGSHIFSSFSQGNCFIVLERERGNVEAGEWVEIERFNHLFGG, from the coding sequence ATGGATTTTACCGCCGGACTGATGCCGCTTGAGACGGCACTCACGCAGATGCTTAACCGAGTTTCCCCGCTGCATGACGTTGAGACGCTGCCCCTCGTGCGCTGTTTTGGCCGTATTGCCGCGCGCGATATCGTCTCTCCGCTTAACGTGCCGGGGTTTGATAATTCCGCGATGGACGGTTACGCGGTTCGCCTGGCGGATCTCCAGACGGGTAACGCCCTGCCGGTGGCGGGTAAAGCCTTTGCGGGTCAGCCGTTTAGCGGTGAATGGCCTGCGGGCACCTGCGTGCGCATCATGACCGGCGCGCCGGTTCCGGCCGGCTGCGATGCCGTGGTAATGCAGGAAGAGACCGAACAGACCGACGACGGCGTGCGTTTTACCGCGAACGTTAAAGCGGGTCAGAACATCCGCCGCACGGGCGAAGATATCACCCTTGGCGCGACGGTCTTTTCTGCCGGGCAGAAGCTGACGGCAGGTGAGCTGCCGGTGCTGGCGTCGCTCGGCGTGGCTGAAATCGACGTTATTCGTAAAGTGCGCGTCGCCGTTTTCTCCACCGGCGACGAGCTGCAGCTTCCGGGCCAGCCGCTGCAGGACGGCCAGATTTACGATACCAACCGCCTGGCGGTACACCTGATGCTGGAGCAGCTGGGCTGCGAGGTGATTAACCTCGGCATTATTCCTGACGATCCGGAAAAACTGCGCGCCGCGTTTATCGAGGCGGATAACGCAGCCGACGTGGTTATCAGCTCCGGCGGCGTCTCCGTGGGCGAAGCGGATTACACCAAAACCATCCTTGAAGAGCTGGGGGAAATCGCCTTCTGGAAGCTGGCCATCAAGCCGGGCAAACCGTTCGCGTTTGGCAAGCTCCAGCACGGCTGGTTCTGCGGCCTGCCGGGTAACCCGGTCTCGGCGGCACTCACCTTCTACCAGCTGGTGATCCCGCTGCTGGCGAAGCTTTCCGGCAACAAAGCAAACCCGCTGCCGGAACGCCAGCGCGTGCGCGCCGCCACGCGCCTGAAAAAATCGCCGGGTCGTCTCGATTTCCAGCGCGGCATTCTGGCGCGCAACGCGGACGGCGAGCTGGAAGTGAGCACCACCGGGCACCAGGGCTCACACATTTTCAGCTCCTTCAGCCAGGGCAACTGCTTTATCGTGCTGGAGCGCGAGCGCGGCAACGTGGAAGCAGGCGAGTGGGTTGAGATCGAGCGTTTTAACCACCTGTTCGGAGGCTGA
- the iaaA gene encoding beta-aspartyl-peptidase, producing MVNAVIAIHGGAGAITRAQLSPEQEKRYIDALYAIVETGQRMLEAGESALDVVTEAVRLLEECPLFNAGIGSVFTRDETHELDACVMDGVTLKAGAVAGVSHLRNPVLAARLVMEASPHVLLTGAGAEAFAFDHGMEPVSPDLFSTEERYQQLLEARSAGMTQLDHSAPLDETTKMGTVGAVALDKAGNLAAATSTGGMTNKLPGRVGDSPLPGAGCYANNATAAVSCTGTGEVFIRALAAYDITALMDYGGLSLSEACERVVMEKLPALGGVGGLIAVDREGNVALPFNSEGMYRAWGYAGDEPSTGIYRE from the coding sequence ATGGTTAATGCGGTAATCGCAATTCATGGTGGCGCCGGGGCAATCACCCGAGCACAGCTCAGTCCCGAGCAGGAAAAGCGCTATATCGACGCGCTGTACGCCATTGTGGAAACGGGCCAGAGAATGCTGGAAGCGGGCGAAAGCGCGCTGGACGTGGTCACCGAGGCGGTGCGCCTGCTGGAAGAGTGTCCGTTATTTAATGCAGGGATCGGTTCGGTCTTTACCCGGGATGAAACGCACGAGCTGGATGCCTGCGTGATGGACGGCGTCACTCTGAAAGCGGGCGCCGTGGCGGGCGTGAGTCATCTGCGCAATCCGGTGCTGGCCGCGCGTCTGGTGATGGAGGCGAGTCCGCACGTGCTGCTGACGGGGGCCGGGGCAGAGGCGTTTGCCTTCGATCACGGGATGGAACCGGTATCGCCGGATCTTTTTTCCACCGAGGAGCGCTATCAGCAACTGCTGGAAGCCCGTTCGGCGGGCATGACGCAGCTTGACCACAGTGCGCCGCTGGATGAAACCACCAAAATGGGCACGGTCGGCGCGGTGGCGCTGGATAAGGCCGGAAACCTCGCGGCGGCGACGTCAACGGGCGGGATGACCAACAAGCTGCCCGGACGCGTCGGCGATAGCCCGCTGCCGGGCGCCGGCTGCTACGCCAATAACGCGACGGCGGCGGTGTCGTGTACCGGAACCGGGGAAGTGTTTATTCGCGCCCTCGCGGCCTACGACATCACCGCGCTGATGGATTACGGCGGTTTAAGCCTCAGCGAAGCCTGCGAGCGCGTGGTGATGGAGAAACTGCCCGCCCTGGGCGGCGTCGGCGGGCTCATCGCGGTGGATCGTGAGGGCAACGTGGCTCTGCCGTTCAACAGCGAAGGCATGTATCGCGCCTGGGGTTATGCCGGTGATGAACCAAGCACGGGCATCTATCGTGAATAA
- the gsiA gene encoding glutathione ABC transporter ATP-binding protein GsiA: MPHSEKLDNREVLAVHQLNIAFQEERQFIPAVQNLSFTLRRGETLAIVGESGSGKSVTALALMRLLEQTGGQISSEKMLLRRRNRQVIDLNELSGSQMQGVRGADIAMIFQEPMTSLNPVFPVGEQIAESIRLHQGLSGDEALKEARRMLELVRIPEAQAILGRYPHQLSGGMRQRVMIAMALSCRPAVLIADEPTTALDVTIQAQILQLIKVLQQEMEMGVIFITHDMGVVADIADRVLVMHKGSAVETGPVEQIFHAPVHPYTKALLAAVPRLGAMNGSDLPRRFPLISPEASELQEEEREQDTVVPGKPILEVRDLVTRFPLRSGVLNRVKREVHAVENVSFDLWPGETLALVGESGCGKSTTGRALLRLVESQEGSITFNGERIDTLPDSRLQAVRRDIQFIFQDPYASLDPRHTVGYSIMEPLRVHNLLDGEAAQRRVAWLLERVGLKPEHAWRYPHEFSGGQRQRICIARALALNPKVVIADESVSALDVSIRAQIINLLLDLQRDMGIAFLFISHDMAVVERISHRVAVMFMGQIVEIGPRRAVFENPQHPYTRKLIAAVPVADPAHRHGQRVLLQDEIPGNIHKRGEAVERVTLREVGPGHFVAPPRQDNAFSRL; encoded by the coding sequence GTGCCGCACAGTGAAAAACTGGACAACCGCGAAGTGCTGGCTGTCCATCAGCTCAATATTGCGTTTCAGGAAGAGCGGCAGTTCATCCCCGCAGTACAGAATTTATCGTTCACGCTCAGGCGCGGCGAGACGCTGGCGATTGTTGGCGAGTCCGGTTCCGGAAAATCGGTCACCGCGCTGGCACTGATGCGCCTGCTGGAGCAGACGGGCGGGCAAATCAGCAGCGAGAAAATGCTGCTGCGCCGCCGTAACCGTCAGGTCATTGATTTAAACGAGCTAAGCGGTTCGCAGATGCAGGGCGTGCGCGGGGCGGATATTGCGATGATCTTCCAGGAGCCGATGACCTCGCTGAACCCGGTTTTCCCGGTCGGGGAACAAATCGCCGAGTCTATCCGCCTGCATCAGGGGCTGAGCGGCGATGAAGCGCTCAAAGAGGCCCGACGGATGCTGGAGCTGGTGCGCATTCCGGAGGCGCAGGCCATTCTGGGTCGCTACCCGCATCAGCTTTCCGGCGGCATGCGCCAGCGGGTGATGATTGCCATGGCGCTCTCCTGCCGTCCGGCGGTGCTGATCGCCGACGAACCGACGACGGCGCTGGACGTGACGATTCAGGCGCAGATCCTGCAGCTCATTAAAGTGCTGCAGCAGGAGATGGAGATGGGGGTGATTTTCATCACCCACGATATGGGCGTGGTCGCTGATATCGCCGATCGGGTGCTGGTGATGCACAAGGGCAGCGCGGTGGAAACCGGCCCGGTTGAGCAGATTTTTCACGCGCCCGTGCATCCTTACACCAAAGCGCTGCTGGCGGCGGTTCCGCGTCTGGGGGCGATGAACGGCAGCGATTTGCCGCGCCGTTTCCCGCTGATTTCTCCTGAGGCGTCTGAGCTGCAGGAGGAGGAGCGCGAGCAGGACACCGTGGTGCCGGGTAAGCCCATTCTGGAAGTGCGCGATCTGGTCACCCGTTTTCCGCTGCGCAGCGGCGTATTAAACCGCGTGAAGCGCGAAGTGCACGCGGTGGAAAACGTCAGTTTCGATCTCTGGCCGGGCGAAACGCTGGCGCTGGTGGGGGAGTCCGGCTGCGGTAAATCCACCACCGGGCGCGCGTTGCTCCGTCTGGTGGAATCCCAGGAAGGCAGCATTACCTTTAACGGCGAGCGCATTGATACCCTTCCGGACAGCAGGCTGCAGGCGGTGCGGCGGGATATTCAGTTTATTTTCCAGGATCCGTATGCCTCCCTCGATCCGCGCCATACGGTGGGGTATTCGATCATGGAGCCGCTGCGGGTGCATAACCTGCTCGACGGCGAAGCGGCCCAGCGTCGCGTGGCCTGGCTGCTGGAGCGCGTCGGCCTGAAGCCGGAGCACGCCTGGCGTTATCCTCACGAGTTTTCCGGCGGACAGCGGCAGCGTATCTGCATCGCCCGGGCGCTGGCGCTGAACCCGAAAGTGGTGATTGCCGATGAGTCCGTCTCGGCGCTGGATGTCTCTATCCGGGCGCAAATCATCAACCTGTTGCTGGATTTACAGCGGGATATGGGAATCGCCTTTCTGTTTATCTCGCACGATATGGCGGTGGTCGAGCGCATCAGCCATCGCGTGGCGGTGATGTTTATGGGGCAGATCGTGGAGATTGGGCCGCGAAGGGCGGTGTTTGAAAACCCGCAGCACCCGTACACCCGCAAGCTTATCGCGGCGGTCCCGGTTGCCGATCCCGCGCATCGTCACGGCCAGCGGGTGCTGCTGCAGGATGAAATACCGGGCAATATTCATAAACGCGGCGAGGCCGTGGAGCGCGTGACGCTGCGCGAGGTCGGGCCGGGTCATTTCGTCGCTCCCCCGCGTCAGGACAACGCTTTTTCGCGGTTATAA
- the gsiB gene encoding glutathione ABC transporter substrate-binding protein GsiB — MVTFVARRWLLAASVTAALAAAPAFAAKDVVVAVGSNFTTLDPYDANDTLSQAVAKSFYQGLFGLDKEMKLKNVLAEGYTVSDDGLVYTIKLRTGVKFQDGTDFNAEAVKVNLDRASNPENSLKRYNLYKNIASTQVVDPATVKITLKEPFSAFINILAHPATAMISPAALKKYGKEIGFHPVGTGPYELLTWNQTDFVKVKKFAGYWQQGLPKLDTITWRPVVDNNTRAAMLQTGEAQFAFPIPYEQAAILQKNSKLELVASPSIMQRYISMNVTQKPFDNPKVREAINYAINRQALVKVAFAGYATPATGVLPPAIAYAQSYQPWPYDPAKARELLKEAGFPNGFSTTLWSSHNHSTAQKVLQFTQQQLAQVGIKVQVTAMDAGQRAAEVEGKGQKESGVRMFYTGWTASTGEADWALSPLFASQNWPPTLFNTAFYSNPQVDKDLADALKTTKPEEKARLYKDAQDIIWKESPWVPLVVEKLVSAHNKALTGFYIMPDTGFSFDDADLK; from the coding sequence ATGGTTACATTTGTAGCGCGTAGATGGTTGTTAGCCGCGAGCGTGACGGCAGCCCTGGCCGCTGCCCCCGCGTTCGCTGCCAAAGATGTGGTGGTCGCCGTCGGCTCCAATTTCACCACGCTCGATCCGTATGACGCCAACGACACGCTCTCTCAGGCGGTGGCGAAATCGTTCTATCAGGGCCTGTTTGGCCTCGATAAAGAGATGAAGCTCAAAAACGTGCTGGCGGAGGGGTACACCGTGTCCGACGACGGGCTGGTGTATACCATCAAGCTCAGGACCGGCGTGAAGTTCCAGGACGGAACAGACTTCAATGCGGAGGCGGTGAAGGTTAACCTGGACCGCGCCAGCAATCCGGAAAATAGCCTCAAGCGGTATAACCTGTATAAAAATATCGCCAGCACCCAGGTGGTCGACCCGGCGACGGTCAAAATCACCCTGAAAGAGCCGTTCTCCGCGTTTATCAATATCCTGGCGCATCCGGCAACGGCGATGATTTCCCCTGCCGCGCTGAAGAAATACGGCAAGGAGATCGGCTTCCACCCTGTTGGCACCGGTCCTTACGAACTGCTCACCTGGAACCAGACCGATTTTGTGAAGGTGAAGAAATTCGCCGGATACTGGCAGCAGGGGCTGCCGAAGCTCGACACCATCACCTGGCGCCCGGTGGTGGACAACAACACCCGCGCGGCGATGCTGCAAACCGGCGAGGCGCAGTTTGCCTTCCCGATCCCATATGAGCAGGCCGCCATTTTGCAGAAAAACAGCAAGCTGGAGCTGGTCGCCAGCCCGTCGATCATGCAGCGCTACATCAGCATGAACGTCACGCAAAAGCCGTTTGATAACCCGAAGGTGCGTGAGGCCATCAACTACGCCATTAACCGTCAGGCGCTGGTGAAGGTCGCCTTTGCCGGCTATGCCACCCCGGCGACCGGCGTGCTGCCGCCGGCGATTGCCTATGCGCAAAGCTATCAGCCGTGGCCGTACGATCCGGCCAAAGCGCGCGAGCTGCTGAAAGAGGCGGGCTTCCCGAACGGCTTCAGCACCACGCTGTGGTCCTCGCATAATCACAGCACCGCCCAGAAGGTGCTGCAGTTTACCCAGCAGCAGCTGGCGCAGGTGGGTATCAAGGTGCAGGTCACCGCAATGGATGCCGGACAGCGTGCGGCAGAAGTGGAGGGGAAAGGGCAGAAAGAGAGCGGCGTGCGGATGTTCTACACCGGCTGGACGGCCTCGACCGGTGAAGCCGACTGGGCGCTGTCGCCGCTGTTTGCCTCGCAGAACTGGCCGCCAACCCTGTTCAATACCGCGTTTTACAGCAACCCGCAGGTGGACAAAGACCTTGCCGATGCCCTGAAAACCACCAAACCGGAAGAGAAGGCGCGCCTCTACAAGGACGCGCAGGATATTATCTGGAAAGAGTCACCGTGGGTGCCGCTGGTGGTGGAGAAACTGGTATCAGCCCATAACAAAGCGTTGACCGGGTTCTACATCATGCCGGACACCGGCTTTAGCTTTGACGATGCGGATTTAAAATAA